A single genomic interval of uncultured Pseudodesulfovibrio sp. harbors:
- a CDS encoding ABC transporter permease subunit (The N-terminal region of this protein, as described by TIGR01726, is a three transmembrane segment that identifies a subfamily of ABC transporter permease subunits, which specificities that include histidine, arginine, glutamine, glutamate, L-cystine (sic), the opines (in Agrobacterium) octopine and nopaline, etc.) — MKTKIDTTLRSVALAALLVLSLFALGAQASPVVDADALMRKANDIMVTGDLEAAVKVYLQIPAPGPEGDEGQFASSRMQAARLEFAVKDYPAAIAAVDELLAVYPENIEALQFRDSVEEAMMPQWKRLMRDTIKFVPHLLKGSLMTLLLVVFTMIISPIGGLLIALGRIGNFKPISRFCWFVIWLFRGTPLLLQLFFIYYGLPAIGIILKPIPAALIGLGLNYSAYLAEIIRSGILSIDQGQMEAAEAMGMSYWQAMRRVIIPQTYRVILPPVGNEFIALIKDTALVSTIAMVELMRTADQLFNASFNITVLGLAAVIYLLFTTVFTFTFERLEARVGAYEKR; from the coding sequence GTGAAAACGAAAATCGATACAACCCTGAGGAGCGTCGCCTTGGCGGCGCTCCTCGTTCTTTCCCTGTTCGCCCTCGGCGCTCAGGCGTCACCTGTCGTGGATGCCGACGCGTTGATGCGTAAGGCCAACGACATCATGGTTACCGGCGATCTGGAGGCCGCGGTCAAAGTCTACCTGCAAATCCCCGCGCCCGGACCGGAAGGTGACGAAGGTCAGTTTGCCTCAAGCCGCATGCAGGCGGCCCGCCTTGAGTTTGCCGTGAAGGATTATCCCGCAGCCATCGCTGCTGTGGATGAACTGCTTGCCGTTTACCCGGAGAATATCGAGGCCCTCCAGTTCCGGGATTCCGTGGAAGAGGCCATGATGCCGCAGTGGAAACGTTTGATGCGCGATACGATCAAGTTCGTGCCGCATCTGCTGAAAGGCAGTCTCATGACTCTGCTGCTGGTGGTCTTCACCATGATCATTTCGCCTATCGGCGGCTTGCTCATCGCCTTGGGACGCATCGGCAATTTCAAGCCGATCAGCCGTTTCTGCTGGTTCGTGATCTGGCTGTTCCGAGGCACTCCGCTTCTGCTTCAGCTCTTTTTCATCTACTACGGCCTGCCCGCCATCGGCATCATACTGAAGCCCATCCCGGCGGCGCTCATCGGCCTCGGGCTGAACTATTCGGCCTATCTTGCCGAGATCATCCGAAGCGGCATCCTGTCCATCGATCAGGGCCAGATGGAAGCGGCGGAAGCCATGGGCATGTCATATTGGCAGGCCATGCGCCGGGTCATCATCCCCCAGACATACCGTGTCATCCTGCCGCCCGTTGGCAATGAATTTATCGCGCTTATCAAGGACACCGCTCTGGTTTCAACCATTGCCATGGTCGAACTGATGCGTACGGCGGACCAGCTCTTCAACGCATCGTTCAATATTACGGTGCTGGGGCTTGCCGCAGTCATTTACCTTCTTTTCACCACCGTGTTCACGTTCACCTTCGAGCGTCTTGAAGCACGCGTGGGCGCATACGAGAAACGCTGA
- a CDS encoding GNAT family N-acetyltransferase — translation MHLRLLDDSDDSQLIDFLDRISAETGIGLAYHSPFYRDALVRVGVGSPLYTGAFKGDTLIGVLPGFIKTTDNGTVYNSLPFFGPNAGVQCLPENNDCHAPLFSFLMEHLRSEYDMLSAAVYSPFLADTDEHYTQLQADIVVDKFTHYIDMENHTLPGVRRRDINTARKRDVTIIDNPSRDELAEVFEIYKTNCTDYGIELKPWPLFEYFLENYDSDNLLVSAAVHDGTIIAGLITLYSKGVASYYIPCQKHETRSLQPVPFLIDHHMDRVKEAGVRYWNWESSPSLDSGVAFFKKKWNSIEGHYKIHVIPFRTQSDFSKLGVETIQRDYPWFFVYPFDRLSD, via the coding sequence ATGCACCTAAGACTACTCGACGATTCAGACGATTCCCAGCTCATTGACTTTCTTGACCGGATTTCAGCGGAAACCGGCATCGGGCTGGCATACCACTCTCCCTTCTACCGGGACGCCCTTGTCCGGGTCGGAGTCGGCTCCCCCCTTTATACGGGAGCATTCAAGGGAGATACGCTGATCGGCGTCCTGCCCGGTTTCATCAAGACCACCGACAACGGAACCGTGTACAACTCGCTGCCGTTCTTCGGTCCCAATGCGGGCGTTCAGTGTCTCCCGGAAAACAACGACTGCCACGCCCCCCTGTTTTCCTTTCTGATGGAACACCTCCGCTCTGAATACGACATGCTCAGTGCCGCCGTGTATTCCCCGTTCCTTGCCGATACGGATGAACACTACACCCAGTTGCAGGCCGACATCGTGGTGGATAAATTCACCCATTACATTGATATGGAAAACCACACCCTGCCGGGTGTCAGACGACGCGATATCAACACCGCACGCAAAAGAGACGTCACCATCATCGACAATCCGTCCCGCGACGAGCTGGCCGAAGTCTTTGAAATCTACAAGACGAACTGTACGGACTACGGCATCGAACTCAAGCCGTGGCCGCTTTTCGAATATTTCCTTGAAAACTACGATTCAGACAATCTGCTCGTTTCGGCCGCCGTACATGACGGCACCATCATCGCGGGATTGATCACACTCTACAGCAAGGGCGTTGCAAGCTACTACATCCCCTGCCAGAAACACGAGACCCGTTCTCTGCAGCCCGTACCCTTCCTGATCGACCACCACATGGACAGGGTCAAGGAAGCCGGGGTCCGGTACTGGAATTGGGAATCCTCACCGAGTCTTGATTCAGGAGTCGCTTTCTTCAAGAAAAAATGGAACAGCATCGAAGGACACTACAAGATCCATGTCATTCCGTTCCGTACCCAGTCAGACTTTTCCAAACTGGGCGTTGAAACCATTCAGCGCGATTACCCATGGTTTTTCGTCTACCCGTTTGACAGGCTGTCGGACTGA
- a CDS encoding DegT/DnrJ/EryC1/StrS family aminotransferase has translation MMPIAKPFLGEEEAKAASEAILSGWVTQGPRVKEFEDNFAAYTGAKHACAVSSCTTALHLALHGVGVGPGDEVITVSQSFIATANAVRYCGALPVFVDVHPETYNMDPARIEEAITPATKAILCVHQIGMPCDMPAILAIAKKHGLKVVEDAACCAGVEIRMDGEWEKIGRPHGDAACFSFHPRKVITTGDGGMVTTNDPELDAQFRLLRQHAMSVPDTVRHNSSEIIFEEYPILGFNYRMTDIQAGIGVEQLKRLDGLVADRRRLAALYTELLADLPVTPPHQPDYCRSNWQSYQIMCPGVDQKQLMQTMQDNGIATRRGIMCAHREKAYAGPETCRIPADGLPVCENIQDHGVLLPLFPGMTEDDVRLVVRELEKALG, from the coding sequence ATGATGCCCATAGCAAAGCCGTTCCTTGGCGAGGAAGAAGCCAAGGCGGCATCTGAAGCCATTCTGTCCGGCTGGGTCACTCAGGGACCTCGCGTCAAGGAATTCGAAGACAATTTCGCTGCCTACACCGGGGCGAAGCACGCCTGCGCGGTTTCAAGCTGCACCACGGCCCTGCATCTCGCTCTGCACGGGGTCGGCGTCGGTCCCGGCGATGAAGTCATCACGGTCAGCCAGTCGTTCATTGCCACGGCCAATGCCGTCCGCTATTGCGGCGCGCTGCCCGTGTTTGTCGACGTCCATCCCGAGACCTACAACATGGACCCGGCCCGGATCGAAGAGGCCATAACGCCCGCGACCAAGGCCATCCTCTGCGTTCATCAGATCGGCATGCCGTGCGATATGCCCGCCATTTTGGCGATCGCGAAGAAACACGGCCTCAAGGTGGTGGAAGACGCCGCCTGCTGTGCCGGTGTGGAAATCCGCATGGACGGGGAGTGGGAAAAGATTGGTCGCCCTCATGGTGACGCAGCCTGTTTTTCCTTTCATCCGCGCAAGGTCATCACCACTGGTGACGGCGGCATGGTGACCACCAACGACCCGGAACTCGATGCGCAGTTCCGCCTGCTTCGCCAGCATGCCATGAGCGTTCCCGACACGGTGCGTCACAATTCCAGCGAGATCATTTTCGAGGAATACCCGATCCTCGGCTTCAACTACCGCATGACGGACATTCAGGCCGGAATCGGCGTGGAGCAGCTCAAGCGCCTCGACGGGCTGGTCGCCGACCGCCGTCGTCTGGCCGCGCTGTACACGGAACTGCTGGCCGATCTGCCGGTCACGCCGCCGCATCAGCCGGACTACTGCCGGTCCAACTGGCAGAGCTACCAGATCATGTGCCCGGGCGTGGATCAGAAGCAGTTGATGCAGACCATGCAGGACAACGGCATCGCCACCCGGCGCGGTATCATGTGCGCTCACCGGGAAAAGGCGTATGCCGGACCGGAAACGTGCCGGATTCCTGCCGACGGACTGCCCGTATGTGAAAACATTCAGGACCACGGCGTGCTGCTGCCGCTCTTCCCCGGCATGACCGAGGATGATGTGCGGCTCGTTGTCCGCGAACTGGAGAAGGCGCTCGGTTAG
- a CDS encoding lysylphosphatidylglycerol synthase transmembrane domain-containing protein, giving the protein MNKRLLVSLGLSLVGLGLFGFIFYTNNLTPDALLQALRGADPFWIGTSFLLVAFFYLFSSLKWRLVTHAQASERFGVFFYYRYIALSAALGQILPLTLINAAVRAFAMRRKDVMPVMKSTGLFIWDMGFDFLALTLLMMAGVTHVFLKMSWSTAALLWAGSVILVYLVMPLFIRLASWLAGILAGIRLLPAGIRERFSALKEARILDAALARKLFVLGCGKFLVGAVLYSVIVLAFGHGEILSEVFWGGPSAEMAGVLSQMPGGLGAFDWTWVGIFRESGLVAQTAASLAVGLRCILVLLNCSVAFCTLSVYFILVRIFGVGRT; this is encoded by the coding sequence ATGAATAAACGACTTCTGGTATCACTCGGACTGTCTCTTGTCGGCCTTGGGCTGTTCGGTTTCATTTTCTACACAAACAATCTGACGCCTGATGCATTGCTTCAGGCGTTGCGTGGTGCCGATCCTTTCTGGATCGGCACCAGCTTTTTGCTAGTGGCCTTTTTCTATCTATTTTCTTCATTGAAATGGCGACTAGTGACCCATGCACAGGCTTCGGAGCGGTTCGGGGTCTTTTTCTATTACAGATATATAGCCCTTTCGGCGGCTTTGGGACAGATCCTGCCGCTGACTCTGATAAACGCCGCTGTCCGGGCCTTTGCCATGCGGCGCAAGGATGTCATGCCGGTCATGAAATCCACTGGGTTGTTCATCTGGGACATGGGTTTCGATTTTCTGGCCCTGACGCTGCTGATGATGGCGGGCGTGACGCATGTCTTCCTGAAGATGTCATGGAGCACCGCCGCGCTGCTGTGGGCGGGGAGCGTGATTCTTGTCTATCTGGTCATGCCGTTGTTCATTCGCCTTGCTTCATGGCTTGCCGGTATATTGGCGGGCATCCGCCTGCTGCCCGCAGGCATCCGGGAACGATTCAGTGCGTTGAAGGAAGCCAGAATTCTGGATGCTGCACTGGCGCGCAAGCTCTTCGTACTGGGGTGCGGCAAGTTTCTGGTCGGGGCTGTGCTGTACTCCGTCATCGTTCTGGCTTTTGGCCATGGCGAGATTCTCAGTGAAGTCTTCTGGGGTGGGCCCAGTGCCGAAATGGCGGGAGTACTGAGCCAGATGCCCGGTGGCCTCGGAGCATTCGACTGGACGTGGGTCGGCATTTTTCGGGAGAGCGGGCTTGTTGCCCAGACCGCGGCATCTCTGGCTGTCGGGCTGCGTTGCATTCTTGTCCTGCTCAACTGCTCGGTCGCGTTCTGCACCTTGTCCGTCTATTTCATTCTGGTCCGGATTTTCGGGGTGGGCAGAACGTAG
- a CDS encoding Gfo/Idh/MocA family oxidoreductase — MLNAGVIGYGYWGPNLVRNFMECEKSLVLKVSDLDPARLALCKSRYPSIQTTGDYREILNDPAIDAVVIATPVGTHYPLALEALQAGKHVWVEKPFTSTVEQGETLLNEAEKRGLKIIVDHTFIYTGAVKKIKSLVDEGAFGNIYYYDSVRINLGLFQQDVDVLWDLAVHDFSILHYLFGKKPTGISAIGKSHVAGKPENTAFVSLMYDDNFIAHINANWLSPVKVRQILIGGDKKMAVFNDLEQAEKLKIYDSGLVLDNQEDIRETMIGYRTGDMLAPKIPTTEALKDEVEHFIHCIDTGEEPITSGAMGLEMVRLLCLASESIKQQGAPLEVK, encoded by the coding sequence ATGTTGAATGCAGGCGTTATCGGCTATGGCTACTGGGGCCCCAATCTGGTCCGAAATTTCATGGAGTGCGAGAAGTCGCTGGTCCTGAAGGTCAGCGATCTGGACCCCGCCCGACTGGCGCTGTGCAAATCCCGTTATCCGAGCATCCAGACCACCGGCGATTACCGCGAGATTCTCAATGACCCCGCCATCGACGCCGTGGTCATCGCCACGCCGGTGGGAACGCACTATCCGTTGGCGCTCGAAGCCTTGCAGGCCGGGAAGCATGTCTGGGTCGAAAAACCGTTCACCAGCACGGTCGAGCAGGGGGAAACGCTGCTCAACGAAGCCGAGAAGCGCGGGCTGAAGATCATCGTCGACCACACCTTCATCTACACCGGCGCGGTCAAGAAGATTAAGAGCCTTGTGGACGAAGGCGCGTTCGGAAATATTTACTACTATGACTCCGTGCGTATCAATCTCGGCCTGTTCCAGCAGGACGTCGACGTCCTCTGGGACCTTGCTGTCCACGATTTTTCCATTCTGCATTACCTGTTCGGCAAAAAGCCGACCGGCATTTCCGCCATCGGCAAGTCGCATGTGGCGGGCAAGCCCGAGAACACGGCCTTTGTCTCGCTCATGTACGACGACAATTTCATCGCTCACATCAACGCCAACTGGCTGTCGCCGGTCAAGGTTCGCCAGATTCTCATCGGCGGCGACAAGAAAATGGCGGTGTTCAATGACCTTGAGCAGGCCGAGAAACTGAAAATTTATGATTCCGGTTTGGTTCTCGACAATCAGGAAGACATCCGCGAAACCATGATCGGGTATCGCACCGGCGATATGCTCGCGCCCAAGATCCCCACCACCGAGGCGCTCAAGGACGAGGTCGAACATTTCATTCACTGCATCGACACGGGCGAGGAGCCGATCACCAGCGGGGCCATGGGCCTTGAAATGGTCCGTCTGCTCTGCCTCGCGTCCGAATCCATCAAACAGCAGGGTGCTCCCCTGGAGGTCAAATGA
- a CDS encoding amino acid ABC transporter ATP-binding protein: MQQLLELKDIVKSFGPHRAVDNVSLSLQPGEKTVIIGPSGSGKSTLLRAVNFLETIDSGSIAFEGCDVGYRQVKGKLVLDKPKNICKLRTQIGMVFQHFNLFPHMTVVENAMEGPVTVLGMAKEEARAIAMSMLEKVGMSSFADRFPASLSGGQKQRVAIARALSMQPKLMLFDEPTSALDPELVGEVFGTIKQLADEGMTMIIVTHNMGFAREVADQVVFMENGSFLAKGTPDEFFNQQCQDPRIQSFIDRIF; this comes from the coding sequence ATGCAACAGCTTTTGGAACTTAAGGATATCGTCAAGTCCTTTGGCCCCCACCGGGCCGTGGACAATGTCAGCCTTTCGCTGCAACCCGGAGAGAAGACCGTTATCATCGGGCCTTCCGGTTCGGGAAAGTCCACGTTGCTCCGGGCCGTCAACTTCCTCGAAACCATCGACTCCGGTTCCATTGCGTTTGAGGGCTGCGATGTCGGTTACAGGCAGGTCAAGGGCAAGCTCGTGCTGGACAAGCCCAAGAACATCTGCAAGCTCCGCACGCAGATCGGCATGGTCTTTCAGCACTTCAACCTGTTCCCGCACATGACCGTGGTGGAGAACGCCATGGAAGGGCCGGTGACCGTACTGGGAATGGCAAAGGAAGAGGCCCGCGCCATCGCCATGAGCATGCTGGAAAAAGTCGGCATGAGCAGTTTCGCGGACCGTTTCCCGGCTTCCCTGTCCGGCGGTCAGAAACAGCGTGTCGCCATAGCCCGCGCCCTGTCCATGCAGCCGAAACTGATGCTGTTCGACGAACCGACCTCCGCGCTTGACCCGGAACTGGTGGGCGAGGTGTTCGGCACCATCAAGCAGCTTGCCGACGAAGGAATGACCATGATCATCGTTACGCACAACATGGGCTTTGCCCGCGAAGTGGCGGATCAGGTGGTCTTCATGGAAAACGGCTCATTCCTCGCCAAGGGCACGCCGGACGAATTCTTCAACCAGCAGTGTCAGGACCCGCGCATCCAGAGCTTCATCGACCGCATCTTCTAG
- a CDS encoding amino acid ABC transporter substrate-binding protein, translating into MKRLLTALMVMALCVCAASAFAADGSWERVKNAGQLVIGLDDAFPPMGFRDDNAKLVGFDIDTAEEVGKRLGIKIVWQPTEWKGVINSLYAKKFDCIWNGMTITPERQKKVAFSKPYLIDGQIATVRMDEKAIKNFVGLGGKKVGVQAGSPALEAAKKLPKAAGEIREYDTNPKAFLDLEADRLDSVVVDNVTGRYYMASRPGQFRALPGYITKEAFGVAFRMEDAALRGMIQKAIDEMIADGAMGKISRKWFGEDVTNPAKW; encoded by the coding sequence ATGAAACGACTACTTACTGCTCTTATGGTTATGGCTCTGTGTGTCTGCGCCGCTTCCGCCTTCGCTGCCGACGGTTCCTGGGAACGTGTAAAGAACGCCGGTCAGCTGGTTATCGGCCTGGATGACGCATTTCCGCCCATGGGCTTCCGTGATGATAACGCCAAGCTCGTCGGTTTCGACATTGATACCGCTGAAGAAGTGGGCAAGCGCCTGGGCATCAAGATTGTCTGGCAGCCCACCGAATGGAAAGGCGTCATCAACTCCCTGTACGCCAAAAAATTTGACTGTATCTGGAACGGCATGACCATCACGCCGGAACGCCAGAAGAAAGTCGCTTTCTCCAAGCCGTACCTGATCGACGGCCAGATCGCCACCGTGCGTATGGATGAGAAGGCCATCAAGAATTTTGTCGGCCTCGGCGGCAAGAAGGTCGGTGTGCAGGCCGGTTCCCCGGCTTTGGAAGCTGCCAAGAAGCTGCCCAAGGCCGCTGGCGAAATCCGCGAATACGACACCAACCCCAAGGCATTCCTCGACCTCGAAGCTGACCGTCTGGATTCCGTTGTCGTTGATAACGTGACCGGCCGTTACTACATGGCTTCCCGTCCCGGACAGTTCCGTGCTCTGCCCGGTTACATCACCAAGGAAGCTTTCGGCGTTGCCTTCCGCATGGAAGACGCTGCACTGCGCGGCATGATCCAGAAGGCCATCGACGAGATGATCGCTGACGGTGCCATGGGCAAGATTTCCCGCAAGTGGTTCGGTGAAGACGTCACCAACCCTGCAAAATGGTAG
- a CDS encoding MBOAT family protein yields MVFSSVIFLFGFLPIILVIYTLTPEKHKNLTLLLSSLAFYFWGENLLVLMLLASTLANYFFALLIGRQDKLSPIQGGPTKKLILGLSVAVNIGLLCWYKYSNFFVQDILLDAAGLQNSLTQEWTTVILPLGISFYTFQSMSYVIDVYRGTVPATRNYIDFACYVTSFPQLVAGPIVRYKDIAKQLVKRTVTLDDFHEGVNRFIVGLAKKVLIANTVARSADAIYALPVQQLDAPLAWLGAACYTLQIYFDFSGYSDMAIGLGKMFGFTFPENFNYPYISKSIQEFWRRWHISLSTWFRDYLYIPLGGNRVAPWRTYANLWIVFVLCGLWHGASWNFIIWGIFHGFFLVMERGPWGRLLAAFPAVFRHAYTLFAVMIGWTIFRADDMTIAHEMLGAMFGFGQGQPATLTFSYYAGPDVLTALAVGMLFSIPLWKRALEKIGGTTVGVLIHNVTLVTLFILSITAVSSSTYNPFLYFRF; encoded by the coding sequence ATGGTATTCAGTTCCGTCATATTCCTTTTCGGCTTTCTCCCGATCATTCTGGTGATCTACACCCTGACCCCGGAGAAGCACAAAAACCTCACCCTGCTGCTGTCGAGCCTCGCCTTCTATTTCTGGGGCGAGAACCTGCTCGTGCTCATGCTGCTCGCGTCCACGCTGGCGAACTATTTCTTCGCCCTGCTCATCGGGCGGCAGGACAAACTTTCGCCGATACAGGGCGGACCGACGAAAAAACTCATTCTCGGCCTCTCCGTCGCGGTCAACATCGGGCTGCTCTGCTGGTACAAGTATTCCAACTTTTTCGTGCAGGACATCCTGCTCGACGCCGCCGGATTGCAAAACAGTCTGACTCAGGAATGGACCACCGTCATCCTGCCGTTGGGCATCAGCTTCTACACGTTCCAGTCCATGAGCTACGTCATCGACGTCTACCGCGGAACCGTCCCCGCAACACGGAACTACATCGACTTCGCCTGCTACGTGACCTCGTTTCCGCAACTGGTGGCCGGTCCCATCGTCCGTTACAAGGATATCGCCAAACAGCTGGTCAAACGCACGGTCACGCTCGACGACTTCCATGAAGGGGTCAACCGGTTCATCGTCGGACTGGCAAAGAAAGTGCTCATCGCCAACACCGTGGCCCGGTCCGCAGACGCGATCTACGCCCTGCCCGTGCAGCAGCTCGACGCACCACTCGCATGGCTTGGCGCGGCCTGCTACACATTGCAGATCTATTTCGATTTTTCCGGCTATTCCGACATGGCCATCGGGCTGGGCAAGATGTTCGGCTTCACGTTCCCCGAGAACTTCAACTACCCGTACATTTCCAAATCCATTCAGGAATTCTGGCGGCGCTGGCACATTTCCCTGTCCACGTGGTTCCGCGACTACCTGTACATCCCGCTGGGCGGCAACCGCGTCGCACCATGGCGGACCTACGCCAACCTCTGGATCGTGTTCGTTCTATGCGGCCTGTGGCACGGGGCAAGCTGGAACTTCATCATATGGGGCATCTTCCACGGATTTTTCCTCGTCATGGAGCGTGGGCCGTGGGGCAGACTGCTCGCAGCTTTTCCCGCTGTGTTCAGACATGCCTACACCCTGTTTGCGGTCATGATCGGCTGGACCATCTTCCGCGCCGACGACATGACGATCGCCCACGAGATGCTCGGGGCCATGTTCGGATTCGGCCAAGGCCAGCCTGCTACACTGACGTTTTCCTACTACGCCGGACCGGATGTGCTGACGGCTCTGGCCGTGGGGATGTTGTTCTCCATTCCTCTCTGGAAAAGAGCGCTTGAAAAAATCGGCGGCACCACGGTCGGCGTCCTGATCCATAACGTGACCCTTGTGACACTGTTCATTCTCAGCATCACGGCGGTCTCCTCAAGCACCTACAACCCGTTCCTCTACTTCCGCTTCTAG
- a CDS encoding NAD-dependent epimerase/dehydratase family protein, which translates to MNKIENSRILITGGMGLVGSTIADQLLEQNPEEIILLDNKLRGHPRNMENALATGKVRFVEGDTRDFELMDSLVKGCDYVIHMAALRITRCAENPLEAFEVMARAPLNMIDLCVKHKVKKLVAASSASVYGQAEDFPTTEKHHPYNNRTFYGACKTFNELMYRSYKDMYGLDYNTFRYFNVFGPRMDTEGKYTEVLIRWYYLIKEGKRPKIFGEGDQTMDFVYIDDIARATILGLTQDVSGEDFNVARGEEVSLKELCNALLKAMDSDLEPEFVPLPEERQKVEVGRRLASTEKAEKLLGFKAEVELEDGLRRLVAWLDGLEEKLK; encoded by the coding sequence ATGAATAAAATAGAAAATTCCCGTATTCTCATCACCGGCGGCATGGGCCTTGTCGGTTCCACCATTGCCGATCAGCTTCTTGAGCAGAACCCCGAGGAAATTATCCTCCTTGATAACAAGCTGCGCGGTCATCCCCGTAATATGGAAAACGCTCTTGCTACAGGCAAGGTTCGTTTCGTGGAAGGCGATACCCGCGATTTCGAGCTGATGGATTCGCTCGTCAAAGGGTGCGACTACGTCATTCACATGGCCGCCCTGCGTATCACCCGCTGCGCCGAGAATCCGCTTGAGGCCTTCGAGGTCATGGCCCGCGCTCCGCTGAACATGATCGACCTGTGCGTCAAGCACAAGGTCAAGAAGCTCGTGGCCGCATCTTCCGCCTCTGTCTATGGGCAGGCCGAGGACTTCCCGACCACCGAGAAGCATCACCCCTACAACAACCGCACTTTTTACGGGGCATGCAAGACGTTCAACGAACTGATGTACCGCTCCTACAAGGATATGTACGGTCTGGATTACAATACGTTCCGCTATTTCAACGTGTTCGGCCCGCGCATGGATACCGAAGGCAAATACACCGAAGTCCTGATCCGCTGGTACTATCTCATCAAGGAAGGCAAGCGTCCCAAGATTTTCGGTGAAGGCGACCAGACCATGGATTTTGTCTACATCGACGACATAGCCCGTGCCACCATCCTCGGCCTGACACAGGATGTCTCCGGTGAAGATTTCAACGTCGCTCGTGGCGAGGAAGTGAGCCTCAAGGAACTGTGCAATGCGCTCCTCAAGGCCATGGACTCCGATCTGGAGCCGGAATTCGTGCCCCTGCCGGAAGAACGCCAGAAGGTCGAAGTCGGCCGCCGTCTGGCAAGCACCGAAAAGGCTGAAAAGCTGCTCGGATTCAAGGCTGAAGTGGAACTGGAAGACGGTCTGCGCCGTCTTGTCGCATGGCTCGACGGTCTGGAGGAAAAACTCAAATGA
- a CDS encoding DegT/DnrJ/EryC1/StrS family aminotransferase — protein sequence MTVPFLNLTALHAPLKEEMLKELEEVLDNSSFILGPKVQNFEKAFAEFCGVEHAMGVNSGTTALYMALLALNIGPGDEVIVPAMTFVATAEAVRYTGATPVFADVEEGRFTLDPALIEKCITPRTKAIMPVHLYGLMADMPAICAIAEKHGLAVIEDAAQAHGADIDGKRAGQWGDIACFSFYPGKNLGACGEGGCVVTNDAELAHQVQVIRDWGQEGRYNHVRQGFNARMDGFQGAMLGIKLKHLDKWTEARRSLGAVYRDQLADVAGVSMQTVPGDCRHVYHVLAVQVENREEVQKGLNELGIQNGIHYPHAVPHLKSFESLGHSFGDFPVAEQLGATELSLPMCPTLSEEQVVTVCESLKQVLGGTAS from the coding sequence ATGACCGTACCGTTTCTCAACCTGACCGCGCTGCATGCGCCGTTGAAAGAGGAGATGCTCAAGGAACTCGAAGAGGTTCTTGACAATTCCTCGTTTATCCTCGGACCCAAGGTCCAGAATTTTGAAAAGGCTTTTGCCGAATTCTGCGGCGTGGAACACGCCATGGGCGTCAACTCCGGCACGACCGCTCTGTACATGGCCCTGTTGGCGCTGAATATCGGTCCCGGCGACGAGGTCATTGTTCCGGCCATGACCTTTGTGGCCACTGCCGAGGCGGTCCGCTACACCGGCGCGACCCCCGTTTTCGCCGATGTGGAGGAAGGGCGTTTCACCCTTGATCCCGCGTTGATCGAGAAGTGCATCACGCCCCGGACCAAGGCGATCATGCCGGTGCATCTCTACGGCCTCATGGCCGACATGCCCGCCATCTGCGCCATTGCCGAAAAGCACGGCCTCGCTGTCATCGAGGACGCGGCGCAGGCGCATGGTGCGGATATCGACGGCAAACGTGCCGGACAGTGGGGCGACATCGCCTGTTTCAGTTTCTATCCCGGAAAGAACCTCGGTGCCTGCGGTGAAGGCGGTTGCGTCGTGACCAATGATGCGGAGCTGGCGCATCAGGTGCAGGTGATCCGCGACTGGGGGCAGGAAGGCCGTTACAATCATGTCCGGCAAGGCTTCAACGCCCGCATGGACGGATTTCAGGGTGCCATGCTCGGCATCAAGTTGAAGCATCTGGATAAGTGGACCGAGGCCCGCCGTTCACTCGGTGCGGTGTATCGTGATCAACTGGCCGATGTAGCCGGAGTTTCCATGCAGACCGTGCCCGGAGACTGCCGTCACGTCTATCACGTACTTGCCGTGCAGGTGGAGAACCGGGAGGAAGTCCAGAAGGGACTGAATGAACTCGGCATACAGAACGGCATTCATTACCCGCATGCCGTGCCGCATCTCAAATCCTTCGAAAGCCTGGGCCATTCGTTCGGCGACTTCCCGGTAGCCGAGCAACTCGGCGCGACCGAACTGTCCCTGCCCATGTGCCCGACATTGAGCGAAGAACAGGTGGTTACTGTTTGCGAGAGCCTGAAACAGGTTCTGGGCGGTACAGCTTCCTAA